The following coding sequences lie in one beta proteobacterium CB genomic window:
- a CDS encoding Two component transcriptional regulator, LuxR family, with product MHAKFDKKLIKVLAIDPQQITLWGIGQLINQDPRFTVCETASNTEDALKAAADHQPSLILLEPDFENASGIELIASLQIICNAKIIILTSSRNSALQDQAIVKGARGVILKTESTDTLLKAMEKIYQGELWLNRNATSRILQQVTQTNAQKDLNPAQKKLSLLTPKEENVTRAIQLHSRKTLKEIAETLHISEHTLRNHLASIYDKIGVRNRMELYVFCGKYQKTTDPSNHPKRRATDI from the coding sequence ATGCATGCTAAATTCGACAAAAAGTTAATCAAAGTACTCGCCATAGATCCCCAACAAATTACGCTTTGGGGAATTGGCCAGCTCATTAATCAAGATCCACGCTTTACTGTTTGTGAAACTGCTAGCAATACCGAAGATGCCCTAAAGGCCGCAGCGGATCACCAACCGAGCCTGATCCTCTTAGAGCCTGACTTTGAAAATGCCAGCGGTATTGAACTGATAGCGAGCCTTCAAATCATCTGTAATGCCAAAATTATTATTTTGACCAGCAGTCGCAACTCTGCCTTACAGGATCAAGCAATCGTCAAGGGCGCTCGTGGGGTGATCCTGAAAACAGAATCTACTGACACCTTACTAAAGGCAATGGAAAAGATTTATCAAGGAGAGCTGTGGTTAAACCGCAATGCGACCTCGAGAATCTTGCAACAGGTAACCCAAACTAATGCCCAAAAAGATTTAAATCCTGCGCAAAAGAAATTGTCCCTTCTCACGCCCAAAGAAGAGAATGTCACCAGAGCCATTCAACTGCACTCCCGCAAGACACTCAAAGAAATTGCTGAGACTCTGCATATTAGCGAGCACACCTTACGAAATCATTTAGCGTCGATTTACGACAAGATTGGCGTGCGTAATCGCATGGAGCTGTATGTATTTTGTGGCAAATACCAAAAGACAACCGACCCGAGCAATCATCCAAAACGCCGAGCTACTGATATTTAA
- a CDS encoding metal dependent phosphohydrolase, whose amino-acid sequence MELFNQLFYLTYGAIVLVVFFGSFAGKDFKLLSREYLYWPTALILMIVSSLGFVLAAFSPRYFLSLANSTLVFSGLASILFIRSWRMGSKALQPKFFWAGLLAFLIIFEGFRQLASFETRVLLMGSILTMINLWGIYEVQAQSKAETSPQLRILAVAFVFQICFMIFRTFVSSQQDSGAITIYQEDLFPAILRAIGIASNLLVYIAISNILLERSWKKEEKKSSKAELRMLSSLNALALARDNETGSHIIRTQGYVKSLAKRLKASGQYADQLSDKQIENLYKAAPLHDVGKVGIPDHILYKEGPLSKDEWGIMKTHTTIGEYVLSSAKAQLDEIVEDDDVIETAIAIASSHHERWDGQGYPRGISGQDIPLPARIMALADMYDALVSERVYKREWSHQDAVEEIIKKRGSHFDPLVVDAFIAEKDEFQSIAQKHKDDVTEFKVFSDISQTSEHRLRRSEEKFQILFEHSPIGMALVDHATGKFLEANFALLAYTGYTKEEFLKLSFWDITPIEYVSQEEMQIAELNRTGSFGPNKKEYIRKDGSRFPISLSGFILNDAEGRKLVWGIIEDISIKERAQKQAAARNTVLELLAKNSPTEVALFQIASDVERAQPGTFCSILTLGEDKKSLKIGAAPRIPAFFSAAVESLVVAAGVGCCGDAIITGKNSFAHNLETDPNWAAYQSLVQKSGFKSCWSHPIYSSNGEILGTLATYRLTTYTPTAEEIADIDAAANLVSIVLERKNLEFQVEKLALYDYLTGLPNRYLLMDRIKLAMSVSKRSKRYGALLFIDLDELKALNDQYGHYAGDALLVQSAQRMQSCLRESDTVARFGGDEFVIILPEIGTELDRVIEQVKIIAKKILASLKEPYHLECDDKQVEYFSSASIGCKVFIDESSTPEQILKMADTSMYRAKRLGGNRIDLIDF is encoded by the coding sequence ATGGAACTTTTCAACCAACTTTTCTACTTAACTTATGGGGCAATTGTCCTAGTAGTCTTCTTTGGATCTTTTGCGGGCAAAGATTTCAAGCTGCTTAGTAGAGAGTATCTGTATTGGCCCACGGCTTTAATACTGATGATTGTGTCAAGCTTAGGTTTTGTTTTAGCAGCCTTTAGCCCCCGGTATTTCTTATCGCTGGCAAACTCTACTTTGGTTTTTTCAGGTCTCGCCAGCATCCTCTTCATTAGATCATGGCGTATGGGATCTAAGGCCCTACAGCCCAAATTCTTTTGGGCTGGATTACTGGCATTTTTAATCATCTTCGAAGGTTTTAGGCAGCTTGCATCGTTTGAGACTCGTGTGCTTCTGATGGGCTCCATTCTCACGATGATTAATTTATGGGGTATCTATGAGGTTCAGGCTCAGTCTAAGGCCGAAACATCGCCACAGTTACGGATATTAGCCGTCGCTTTTGTATTTCAAATTTGTTTCATGATATTTCGTACTTTTGTTTCATCCCAGCAAGATTCTGGTGCGATCACTATTTATCAAGAGGATCTATTTCCCGCAATTTTGCGTGCCATCGGAATTGCTTCTAATTTGTTGGTTTATATCGCAATCAGCAATATTCTTTTAGAGCGATCCTGGAAAAAAGAGGAAAAAAAATCATCGAAGGCAGAATTGAGGATGCTTTCCAGCCTAAATGCACTGGCCTTGGCTCGAGATAATGAAACTGGTAGTCACATTATTAGAACTCAGGGCTACGTGAAGAGTTTGGCAAAACGTTTGAAAGCAAGTGGCCAGTACGCGGATCAACTGAGTGATAAGCAAATCGAGAATCTATATAAGGCAGCTCCACTTCATGATGTTGGGAAGGTGGGGATACCGGATCATATCCTTTACAAAGAGGGCCCGCTTAGCAAGGATGAGTGGGGCATTATGAAGACCCACACTACGATTGGTGAGTATGTCCTCTCATCTGCTAAGGCGCAATTGGATGAAATTGTTGAGGATGATGACGTCATTGAGACAGCTATTGCCATAGCAAGTTCCCATCATGAGAGATGGGATGGTCAGGGCTATCCGCGGGGAATTTCTGGCCAAGATATCCCATTGCCTGCTCGGATTATGGCATTGGCGGATATGTACGATGCCTTAGTCAGTGAGCGGGTCTACAAGCGGGAGTGGAGTCATCAAGATGCTGTAGAGGAGATTATCAAGAAGAGGGGGTCTCATTTCGATCCCTTGGTAGTGGATGCTTTTATTGCTGAAAAAGATGAGTTTCAATCGATTGCTCAAAAGCACAAGGATGATGTTACTGAATTTAAGGTTTTTTCAGATATCAGTCAGACAAGCGAACACAGGCTGCGTCGTTCAGAAGAAAAATTCCAGATTCTGTTTGAGCACTCACCAATTGGTATGGCCTTAGTTGACCATGCAACGGGTAAATTTCTGGAGGCTAATTTTGCGCTGTTGGCATATACCGGATATACGAAAGAAGAATTCCTAAAGCTATCTTTTTGGGACATTACTCCTATTGAATATGTCTCTCAAGAGGAGATGCAGATTGCTGAACTTAATCGAACTGGATCATTTGGGCCAAATAAAAAAGAATATATTCGGAAAGATGGATCCCGTTTTCCTATTTCGCTAAGCGGTTTTATTCTGAATGATGCCGAGGGTCGAAAATTAGTCTGGGGAATTATTGAAGATATCAGTATTAAGGAGAGGGCCCAAAAGCAAGCTGCAGCACGCAACACAGTACTAGAGTTACTCGCAAAAAATAGCCCCACAGAAGTGGCGCTTTTTCAGATAGCGTCTGATGTCGAAAGGGCGCAGCCTGGCACATTTTGTAGCATTCTGACTCTTGGTGAGGATAAAAAGAGTTTGAAGATTGGTGCCGCACCAAGAATCCCTGCATTTTTTTCTGCAGCGGTTGAGTCTCTTGTTGTTGCAGCAGGAGTGGGTTGTTGCGGTGATGCGATTATTACCGGTAAAAATTCATTTGCACATAATTTAGAGACGGATCCGAACTGGGCCGCCTATCAGTCTTTGGTGCAAAAGTCTGGCTTTAAATCCTGCTGGTCACATCCTATTTATTCCTCCAACGGAGAGATTCTGGGTACGCTTGCTACCTATAGGCTGACAACCTACACCCCAACTGCTGAAGAAATTGCTGACATTGATGCTGCAGCCAATCTTGTAAGCATTGTTTTGGAGCGAAAAAATTTAGAGTTTCAGGTTGAAAAATTAGCGCTCTATGACTATTTGACAGGATTGCCAAATCGTTATTTGCTGATGGACCGTATCAAGCTAGCAATGTCAGTTAGTAAGCGTAGTAAACGTTATGGTGCATTGTTATTTATTGATTTAGACGAATTAAAAGCCCTAAATGATCAGTATGGGCATTATGCAGGTGATGCATTGCTAGTTCAAAGTGCACAAAGAATGCAGTCCTGTCTTCGCGAAAGTGATACTGTTGCACGATTTGGCGGAGATGAATTTGTCATTATCTTGCCGGAGATTGGTACGGAGTTAGATAGGGTCATCGAACAAGTCAAGATCATTGCGAAAAAAATATTAGCATCGCTGAAAGAGCCTTATCACTTAGAATGCGATGATAAGCAGGTTGAATATTTTTCTAGTGCCAGTATTGGTTGTAAAGTATTTATAGACGAATCCAGTACACCAGAACAGATTCTCAAGATGGCTGATACATCTATGTATCGAGCAAAAAGATTGGGTGGAAACCGTATCGATTTAATCGATTTTTAG
- a CDS encoding Gamma-glutamyltransferase: protein MLISPPFGGGRAPVLAKNAVASSQPLATQAGIEALQNGGNAVDAALATAITLTVVEPTMNGLGGDGFALIWDGKKLHGMNASGRAPAAWTPEYFSGKAAMDLIGWNTVTVPGMVSGWIELSRKFGKLPFAQLFKRAIDYAENGFPVSPVIARQWREAIPILKNQPGFSDSFLIEGKSPTAGQIWRYPAQAKTLREIAETEGESFYTGKLAQGMVDFAQSTGGCFTMADFANNQTEWVEPLAFDYGEYTLHEIPPNGSGIVAQMALGILQAANVKQYPANSAQRIHLQVEAMRIAFADAYAHVSDASTMKVPTSALLDRGYLASRAALINHNQAGSYGAGDPHAGGTVYLCAADESGMMISYIQSNFKGFGSGVVAPGGIAFHNRGMSFSLVEGHPNQVAPGKRPFHTIIPAFLTKGNQPAMAFGVMGGNMQPQGHLQFVMRFVDEYLNPQACSDAPRWRIDDVGKLTVETSMPTAVVEGLKAMGHEVTVMPANSLDFGSAQAIALLGEETKDAYIAGSDHRRDGLAAGF, encoded by the coding sequence ATGTTGATATCACCCCCTTTTGGTGGCGGCCGCGCCCCAGTCTTAGCCAAGAACGCTGTTGCAAGCTCTCAACCATTAGCCACACAAGCTGGTATTGAGGCCTTACAAAACGGCGGCAATGCTGTCGACGCGGCACTGGCTACCGCAATCACACTTACTGTGGTTGAGCCGACTATGAATGGCTTAGGTGGCGATGGTTTCGCATTGATTTGGGATGGTAAAAAACTACATGGTATGAATGCCTCTGGTCGCGCACCCGCTGCCTGGACGCCAGAGTATTTTTCTGGCAAAGCGGCCATGGATTTAATTGGCTGGAATACCGTCACTGTGCCAGGCATGGTTTCGGGATGGATTGAGTTATCTCGCAAATTTGGCAAGCTACCTTTTGCGCAACTCTTTAAGCGCGCGATTGACTATGCTGAGAACGGCTTTCCGGTTTCCCCTGTCATCGCTCGCCAATGGCGCGAAGCAATTCCGATTCTCAAGAATCAACCTGGTTTTAGTGATTCATTTTTAATTGAGGGCAAGTCTCCCACTGCCGGTCAAATTTGGCGTTATCCCGCTCAGGCAAAAACATTGCGCGAGATTGCCGAGACTGAAGGTGAGTCTTTTTACACCGGGAAGCTAGCTCAAGGTATGGTCGACTTTGCCCAAAGCACTGGCGGCTGCTTCACAATGGCTGACTTTGCTAATAATCAAACAGAGTGGGTTGAGCCTTTAGCGTTTGATTATGGTGAGTACACCCTGCATGAGATTCCTCCTAATGGCTCAGGCATCGTTGCCCAGATGGCGCTCGGCATTTTGCAAGCGGCCAATGTAAAACAATATCCCGCAAACTCTGCGCAGCGCATTCATTTGCAAGTTGAAGCAATGCGGATTGCTTTTGCTGATGCTTACGCTCACGTATCTGATGCCAGCACCATGAAAGTGCCAACCAGCGCCCTACTAGATAGAGGCTATTTAGCCAGCCGCGCTGCACTGATTAATCACAATCAAGCGGGTAGTTACGGCGCGGGAGATCCACATGCTGGCGGTACCGTTTATCTCTGCGCCGCCGATGAATCTGGCATGATGATTTCCTACATTCAGTCAAACTTTAAAGGCTTTGGCTCTGGAGTGGTTGCCCCTGGTGGCATTGCCTTCCATAACCGCGGTATGAGCTTTAGCTTGGTTGAGGGTCACCCAAATCAAGTGGCTCCAGGTAAGCGCCCTTTCCACACCATCATTCCAGCATTCCTCACAAAAGGTAATCAGCCAGCAATGGCGTTTGGCGTAATGGGTGGCAATATGCAGCCACAAGGACATCTTCAGTTTGTAATGCGCTTTGTTGATGAATATCTCAATCCACAGGCCTGTTCAGATGCACCCCGCTGGAGAATTGATGATGTGGGTAAGCTCACTGTTGAGACCTCCATGCCAACCGCAGTAGTCGAGGGACTAAAGGCAATGGGGCATGAAGTCACTGTGATGCCAGCCAATAGTTTGGACTTTGGAAGCGCCCAAGCCATTGCGCTATTAGGCGAAGAAACTAAGGATGCTTATATTGCTGGCAGCGATCATCGCCGAGATGGGTTGGCAGCAGGTTTCTAG
- a CDS encoding adenosylmethionine-8-amino-7-oxononanoate aminotransferase: protein MTVAPKTSSAIDMSAYWLPYTPNRYFHQNPKVMQSAKGAYYFDDHGRKLFDGLSGLWCSPLGHADPRIGAAIQKQYETMDYCPAFQMASEATFTLASRIVDMAPTGLDKVFFTNSGSEAVDTALKIAVAYHRSMGNASRFRMIGRERAYHGVGIGGISVGGIVANRKAFANMMMNGVDHLPHTFNLSQMAFSKGQPTWGAHLADELENIVTLHDANTIAAVILEPVQGSTGVIVPPQGYLQKIRDICTKHGILLIFDEVITGFGRLGANFGADRFGVTPDMITFAKAITNGVIPMGGVLVRGDIYDAIMSQGGQEQAIEFFHGYTYSGHPIPTAAAHAVLDIFESDDLVNRAKALEPVLENSLHSLKGKKGLLDIRNFGLSGAVDLEPIAGKPGLRAMKTLEACIERGALVRITNDTIAVGPPFISTPAEVEFLVSVLSDAIDDSMKIA, encoded by the coding sequence ATGACAGTAGCTCCAAAAACTTCTAGCGCAATTGATATGTCTGCCTATTGGCTCCCATACACACCGAATCGCTATTTCCATCAAAACCCAAAAGTCATGCAGTCCGCTAAAGGAGCTTACTACTTTGATGACCATGGTCGAAAATTATTTGATGGTCTTTCAGGGCTGTGGTGCTCTCCATTGGGGCATGCTGATCCACGTATTGGTGCAGCGATTCAAAAACAGTATGAAACTATGGATTACTGCCCCGCATTTCAGATGGCAAGTGAGGCCACTTTTACTTTAGCCAGTCGCATTGTTGACATGGCGCCAACAGGATTGGATAAAGTCTTCTTTACTAATTCAGGATCTGAGGCTGTTGATACTGCTCTTAAGATTGCGGTTGCTTACCATCGCTCCATGGGCAATGCATCTCGCTTTCGCATGATTGGTCGCGAGCGCGCCTATCATGGCGTAGGGATAGGGGGCATTTCTGTTGGCGGTATTGTTGCCAATCGCAAAGCATTCGCCAACATGATGATGAATGGAGTGGATCATCTCCCGCATACCTTCAATCTTTCTCAAATGGCTTTCTCCAAAGGGCAGCCTACTTGGGGTGCGCACTTAGCTGATGAGCTAGAAAATATTGTCACCTTGCATGACGCCAATACGATTGCTGCAGTTATTTTGGAGCCTGTACAAGGATCCACTGGAGTGATAGTTCCACCGCAAGGTTATTTGCAAAAGATTCGCGACATTTGTACAAAGCATGGCATCTTGCTGATTTTTGATGAAGTCATTACAGGCTTTGGTCGCTTGGGAGCCAACTTTGGTGCGGATCGATTTGGCGTGACTCCGGACATGATCACCTTTGCTAAAGCTATTACCAATGGTGTGATTCCGATGGGGGGTGTGTTGGTGCGTGGAGATATCTACGATGCCATCATGTCGCAAGGCGGACAAGAGCAAGCTATTGAATTCTTCCATGGCTACACTTATTCAGGTCATCCAATTCCAACAGCTGCCGCTCATGCTGTCTTGGATATTTTTGAGTCTGACGATCTGGTTAATCGCGCTAAAGCCTTAGAACCCGTCTTAGAAAATTCACTTCACTCCCTAAAGGGAAAGAAAGGTCTTTTGGATATTCGTAATTTTGGCCTGTCCGGTGCAGTCGATCTTGAGCCGATTGCTGGTAAGCCAGGCCTGAGGGCAATGAAGACGCTAGAAGCTTGTATTGAAAGAGGCGCATTAGTGCGTATTACGAACGACACGATTGCTGTTGGCCCGCCGTTTATTTCAACTCCTGCAGAGGTGGAATTTTTAGTGAGCGTATTAAGCGATGCGATTGATGATTCGATGAAAATCGCTTAA
- a CDS encoding LrgB family protein has product MTEKHSIVEIWVYLSGSPLFALFITLAAYQIGLSIYKATKQNPLANPVAIAIVLVASMIQLIEMPYSTYFEGAQFIHFLLGSATVSLAIPIYRGLSSLKGRSLPLLASLLAGGLVSIISAVNIAKLFGADSSITGAMYPKSVTAPIAMGIAERIGVSPTLTAIFAVTTGILGAILAPFILNALGMKAWWQRGFAIGIGAHGIGTSRAFSIHPEAGTYASLAMGMNGVISAVAIPILYHLFN; this is encoded by the coding sequence ATGACTGAAAAGCACTCCATCGTCGAGATATGGGTTTACCTATCCGGTAGCCCTTTATTTGCCCTATTCATTACTCTGGCTGCCTATCAAATTGGCCTATCAATTTATAAGGCCACAAAACAGAATCCCCTAGCTAATCCTGTAGCAATTGCCATCGTCTTGGTGGCCAGCATGATCCAATTGATTGAGATGCCCTATTCCACCTACTTTGAAGGCGCTCAATTTATTCACTTTTTATTGGGCTCAGCAACCGTCTCCTTGGCTATACCGATCTATCGGGGCTTAAGTAGCCTTAAGGGTCGATCCCTTCCTTTGCTGGCGTCCTTACTTGCAGGTGGCCTAGTTTCTATTATCAGCGCAGTCAATATCGCCAAATTATTCGGCGCTGACTCTAGCATTACTGGAGCGATGTACCCTAAGTCTGTAACTGCACCAATTGCCATGGGTATTGCTGAGCGTATTGGCGTATCCCCAACCTTGACCGCGATCTTCGCCGTCACGACCGGAATTCTAGGGGCTATTTTGGCGCCCTTCATTCTGAACGCACTCGGAATGAAGGCGTGGTGGCAGCGTGGCTTTGCGATTGGAATCGGCGCACATGGAATCGGAACCTCACGTGCATTTAGTATTCATCCAGAAGCCGGGACTTACGCCAGTCTAGCGATGGGAATGAATGGGGTGATTAGCGCAGTAGCCATCCCCATCCTGTACCACCTGTTCAACTAA
- a CDS encoding LrgA family protein yields MISGLVQILLFQSLGELVSKFALPTLPGPVIGLVLLIIWLVLRKGINHELAMVADGFSQYLGLLFVPAAVGVVLFLPQLQANALAIVTALVGSVILTIATSAIVVRFLSIKAKEVDQ; encoded by the coding sequence ATGATCTCCGGTCTTGTCCAAATTCTCTTATTTCAAAGCTTGGGTGAGCTTGTCTCCAAGTTTGCCTTACCCACCCTCCCCGGCCCTGTTATTGGATTGGTGCTACTCATTATTTGGCTAGTACTACGTAAGGGCATCAATCATGAGCTCGCCATGGTGGCGGATGGCTTTAGTCAGTACCTTGGACTCTTGTTTGTTCCAGCAGCAGTAGGAGTGGTGCTATTTCTGCCTCAACTCCAGGCCAATGCGCTAGCCATTGTGACGGCCTTAGTCGGTAGCGTCATTTTGACCATTGCCACTAGCGCAATAGTGGTCCGCTTTTTGAGCATAAAGGCAAAAGAGGTGGATCAATGA
- a CDS encoding 2Fe-2S iron-sulfur cluster binding domain-containing protein: MADLNVNGKKYKVDVDPETPLLWVIRDHVGLTGTKYGCGVGQCGACTVLFDGQAIRSCMIPVSAAEGKKIETIESLEKNGQLSKVQKAWVDNQVPQCGYCQSGMVMATTALLRNTPKPTDAQIDAAVTNICRCGTFQQVRDAIHAVSKA, from the coding sequence ATGGCTGACTTAAATGTCAACGGTAAAAAGTACAAGGTAGATGTTGATCCAGAAACCCCTTTGTTATGGGTGATACGAGATCATGTCGGTTTGACAGGTACCAAATATGGTTGTGGCGTGGGTCAGTGCGGAGCTTGTACTGTGCTATTTGATGGCCAAGCAATTCGTAGTTGCATGATTCCGGTCAGTGCGGCTGAAGGCAAGAAGATTGAAACGATTGAAAGTCTAGAAAAGAATGGTCAGCTTTCCAAAGTACAGAAAGCTTGGGTCGACAATCAAGTGCCGCAATGTGGCTACTGCCAGTCTGGCATGGTCATGGCAACAACCGCCTTATTGCGTAACACTCCAAAACCTACAGATGCCCAGATTGATGCTGCCGTTACCAACATCTGCCGTTGCGGAACCTTCCAACAAGTGCGTGATGCTATTCATGCTGTGAGCAAGGCATAA
- a CDS encoding Aldehyde oxidase and xanthine dehydrogenase, molybdopterin binding protein, with protein MTKNTTSTNISRRHFIVGSSAIATGLAIGFDLSFISSANAAMGTGTTSMAPLATPEIGVWVVVKPNDDIVVRIVRSEMGQGTITGLAQMVAEELQCDWKKVSYEYPSPADSLKRKQAWGSYSTGGSRGIRTSEQYVRKGGAAARIMLVQAAANQWNVPASECVAKESVITHTPSGRKTTFGKVSVAASQLDVPKEITLKDPKEWTLIGKSVNRIDGTADKVTGKQVYAIDLKLPGMLVATIQESPVFGGKVKSYDATKASSMKGVKKVVQVGDTAIAVVAETFWQAKMGLDAVSIIWDNGANGDVSSASIKKMLEEGLTANDTFVGNSNGDAKEAISKAAKTIEATYFYPFLNHATLEPQTATAKWTPDSCEAWVPTQDGEATLAAVIAASGLPAEKCNAYKVNLGGGFGRRGAFQDYTTQAVNIAKQMPGTPIKLIWTRAEDMTQGRYHPVMMCKMTAAIDDKKNITGLNMRLSGQSILATVRPAVVAANKGKDPVVFQGLDAAGEHGITYSFPNLMVDHAMRNTHVPPGFWRGVNVNQNAIFLETFMDEMAEATGVDAVEFRRKHMEKYPRAIAVLNAVADGIGWTKPAKPGVFRGLAQMRSFGSYVAAACELSVTNGNEVKIHRIVAATDPGYVVNPAQVARQVSGSFVYGLSALFEEEITIEKGAVVQKNFDTFNSIRLSQMPKVETIIIQGGGKDWGGVGEPTIAVAAPAVLNAIYRATGKRLRTVPLKNSGIKLV; from the coding sequence ATGACCAAAAATACAACTTCTACCAATATTTCACGTCGCCACTTCATTGTTGGCTCCAGCGCTATTGCAACTGGATTGGCAATTGGCTTTGATCTATCTTTCATCTCGTCAGCCAATGCTGCAATGGGAACGGGTACTACTTCTATGGCGCCACTGGCAACACCAGAGATTGGTGTTTGGGTGGTGGTAAAGCCAAACGATGACATTGTTGTCCGTATCGTACGCTCTGAAATGGGTCAAGGAACCATCACTGGCCTAGCCCAGATGGTTGCAGAAGAATTACAGTGTGACTGGAAAAAAGTCTCTTATGAGTACCCATCTCCAGCTGATAGTCTCAAGCGTAAGCAGGCATGGGGCAGTTATTCCACTGGCGGTAGTCGCGGTATTCGTACATCTGAGCAGTATGTCCGCAAGGGCGGCGCAGCTGCTCGCATCATGCTCGTTCAAGCTGCTGCAAACCAATGGAATGTTCCGGCATCCGAGTGCGTTGCTAAGGAAAGTGTCATTACACACACACCATCTGGTCGTAAAACCACCTTTGGAAAAGTATCTGTTGCTGCATCCCAGTTAGATGTGCCAAAAGAAATTACGCTTAAAGATCCTAAAGAGTGGACTTTGATTGGTAAGTCAGTGAATCGTATCGACGGTACTGCTGATAAGGTCACCGGTAAGCAGGTTTACGCTATCGACTTAAAGTTGCCTGGCATGCTAGTTGCAACTATTCAGGAGAGCCCAGTATTTGGTGGCAAAGTAAAAAGTTATGACGCTACTAAAGCCTCCAGCATGAAAGGCGTAAAGAAAGTAGTGCAAGTAGGTGATACAGCTATTGCAGTTGTGGCAGAAACATTCTGGCAGGCCAAGATGGGCTTGGATGCAGTTAGCATCATCTGGGATAACGGCGCTAATGGCGATGTTTCTAGTGCTTCCATTAAGAAGATGCTAGAAGAGGGCCTGACTGCGAACGATACATTTGTGGGTAATTCTAATGGTGACGCTAAAGAAGCGATTAGCAAGGCTGCCAAAACCATTGAAGCAACCTACTTTTATCCATTCTTGAATCATGCAACTTTGGAGCCACAAACTGCGACTGCAAAGTGGACGCCAGATTCTTGCGAAGCTTGGGTTCCTACTCAGGATGGTGAAGCTACTCTTGCTGCTGTGATCGCAGCGTCTGGTTTGCCAGCTGAAAAGTGCAATGCTTATAAAGTAAATCTTGGCGGTGGATTTGGACGCCGTGGAGCGTTTCAGGACTACACAACCCAGGCTGTCAACATTGCTAAGCAAATGCCGGGCACCCCAATTAAATTGATTTGGACTCGTGCGGAAGATATGACCCAGGGTCGCTATCACCCGGTCATGATGTGTAAGATGACTGCGGCTATTGATGATAAGAAAAATATCACTGGTCTGAATATGCGTCTATCTGGTCAATCTATTTTGGCAACTGTGCGTCCAGCAGTCGTTGCTGCAAATAAGGGCAAGGATCCAGTGGTATTCCAAGGGTTGGATGCTGCAGGTGAACATGGCATTACCTATAGCTTTCCGAATTTGATGGTCGATCACGCAATGCGTAACACCCATGTGCCTCCCGGTTTCTGGCGTGGGGTGAACGTAAATCAAAATGCTATTTTCTTAGAAACTTTCATGGATGAAATGGCTGAGGCAACGGGTGTAGATGCCGTGGAATTCCGCCGTAAGCACATGGAAAAATATCCACGTGCCATAGCGGTTCTTAATGCAGTGGCAGATGGCATTGGATGGACAAAGCCTGCCAAACCAGGCGTCTTCCGTGGTCTAGCGCAGATGCGTTCATTTGGCAGTTATGTTGCTGCAGCTTGTGAGCTTTCTGTGACCAATGGTAATGAGGTGAAAATTCATCGCATTGTGGCTGCAACGGATCCGGGCTACGTGGTTAATCCCGCTCAGGTTGCTCGCCAAGTTTCTGGTTCCTTTGTTTATGGCTTGTCCGCTCTCTTCGAAGAAGAAATTACGATTGAGAAGGGTGCGGTTGTGCAGAAGAACTTTGATACGTTCAACTCAATTCGTTTATCTCAAATGCCTAAGGTAGAAACCATCATCATCCAAGGTGGTGGTAAAGACTGGGGTGGTGTTGGTGAGCCAACCATTGCAGTTGCAGCACCAGCAGTGCTAAATGCGATCTATCGTGCAACTGGTAAGCGCTTGCGTACCGTGCCATTGAAAAACAGCGGCATTAAGTTGGTGTAA
- a CDS encoding Monoheme cytochrome SoxX (Sulfur oxidation): protein MRRTLAAVLLGTSTLLLPCLAYSQTWVGDSIVNPLTSSPGDVARGRAIVANRQVGLCLLCHSGPFPEERFQGNLAPDLTASVGQSTPAQLRARLVDPSRFNSISIMPAYYRSTGLNRVAPKFANQTILTGQEIEDVVAFLVSLQ, encoded by the coding sequence ATGAGACGAACACTAGCAGCAGTATTGCTAGGGACATCGACTCTTCTCCTGCCTTGCTTGGCGTACTCTCAAACCTGGGTAGGGGATTCGATTGTGAATCCCCTTACTTCTTCACCAGGTGATGTTGCTAGGGGGCGCGCCATTGTGGCAAACCGCCAAGTAGGTTTATGTTTGCTGTGCCATAGCGGGCCATTTCCAGAAGAGCGTTTTCAGGGTAATCTAGCTCCCGACCTGACTGCCAGCGTGGGTCAATCCACCCCCGCCCAATTGCGGGCGAGATTGGTTGATCCAAGTCGTTTTAATTCAATTAGCATCATGCCGGCCTATTACCGCAGCACTGGCCTTAATCGTGTAGCCCCTAAGTTTGCCAATCAAACTATCCTTACTGGCCAAGAGATAGAGGACGTCGTTGCCTTTTTAGTAAGCCTTCAATAA